A stretch of the Chitinophagaceae bacterium genome encodes the following:
- a CDS encoding Rrf2 family transcriptional regulator — protein sequence MLSHKAKYGLKAAFYLARHYEVGPVLISDLAAAEYIPKKFLEHILLELKKQGILYSRMGKGGGYSLAKSPDKIYLGQIIRILDGPLAAVQCVSKSAYVRCVECKDERTCEIRKVMKHVRDATAHILDRTSLADAMHAKLSLNKL from the coding sequence ATGTTATCACATAAGGCAAAATACGGATTAAAAGCAGCGTTTTACCTCGCAAGACATTATGAGGTGGGACCTGTTCTGATCTCTGATCTCGCGGCTGCTGAATATATTCCAAAAAAATTTCTTGAACATATCTTATTAGAACTTAAGAAGCAAGGCATCCTTTACAGCCGGATGGGAAAAGGCGGAGGCTATTCGCTGGCCAAATCACCGGATAAAATATATCTCGGTCAAATTATAAGAATCCTCGATGGCCCGCTGGCTGCCGTGCAATGCGTCAGCAAGTCAGCTTACGTCAGATGTGTGGAATGCAAAGATGAACGCACTTGTGAGATCAGGAAAGTAATGAAACATGTTCGTGATGCTACGGCTCATATTCTCGACCGCACTTCTTTGGCTGATGCTATGCACGCCAAACTTTCGCTGAATAAATTATAG